GCCAGGGCCGGACTTCCTCCTCCTGTCTGGCTTGGCCaaaaatctttttctttgattagaaattattctaatttattcTTTCTTTGCAAGAAGGGAGGAAAATTAACCTCTAACCTTCCCATATGCAGAGGGATATGATTGCATGTTAGTATTGGCCTATGCTTTCAATAAGAAATAAGTGATAAAAAGGACCAAaacgggctggggatttggctcaagcggtagtgtgctcacctggcatgtgtgcggcccgggttcaatccttggcaccacatacaaacaaagatgttgtgtccgttgagaactaaaaaataaatattaaaattctctctctctctctctctctctctttaaaacaaaacaaaacaaaaaggaccAAAACATTGCTATTATTACCACCTTCCCACCCCTCTCCACCCGTTCACAAAAAGATTTTAGAATGAAAGTCTCTTTACCCTCCACGCTTGGTTTAAGACATATGCAGCCCTCCCATCATGCACATCAACCCCCAGGAGAGTAGCACCTCTCCTGATGATTCTGAGATCCAGAACCATTTGTGCGATCAAATAATTCCACCATTGGGAGGGAACAGGGCCTGGGTCTATGTCTTCATTGACCTCTATTATGTGTGATTTGTGtttgtatttaaaaacaaagtatGGTCCAGCTCAGAGAGGTAAGGCAGGCTTAATTTTCAaagattgtaaaataagaaaatcttttgttttttttctttcaaaattaattttgaatGGTGGAGTATATAGCTTGAGTCttaatttgtcttttttcttatttttttttgtttcatgagCCATTTGGTgtgtttctccttccttcctgtgTCCCTTGTCTCCCTACTAATTTTGCAGGTCTCATCTAGATTCCTATATACAGCCAGTTTTTCCCTTTTTGTCTTTACCTGTTCAATAAAGAAAGAATGGAAATTAGTGCTCTTCACTTCTTCCCTGTCACTCTTCTGTCAGTTATAATGGTTGCATTTAGTCCTATAGTCTTCCAAGGTTGTGTTTTTTATATTAACCTTAAGTTACTGGTGTGACCCCAGTCGCCTCATTAAAGTTTAGATAGACCCTTAAACATAGTTAGTGACATTTGGCCAGTTTATACTCTCTCTCTGGCACTGAAAGGTCTGTTTGAGCCATAAGGATCCCTTGCTGGTGTCCCTTGACACTGTATAAACATATTGGGCTGCATCAGTGTCATAGATGGACAAAAACAGGCTGTAAATTCCTTACCGTCTGTTTAAGAGGACGTTAAAATTCTTTTTCAACAAGATTGACTGTTCTGACTCTGAAGGAGACCTTTACCCTGATTTACACAGTCTGCAGGGGTCTGCAGACTCTTAAAGGGCCAGTAAATACTGTAGGCAGCGCAGGTCACTTATAGTGTATATTGAATTGCCTTTAAAAGCAGTGCTTAAAAATGTAAAGACCATTTTTAGCTTTCAGGCTGTAGAAAAACAAGCTTTAGACAAGATTTGGCCCATAGGGCCTAGGATGCTGACCTCTGGTGTAGTATATGTGCTATGAAGTGAGCACTCCCCCTGGTTTAAATTTGTCTTCCAATGCATACTGGAATTTGAAGCCTTATTGTAAGAAAGAGAATATTAAATATCTTAATGACTTTTTATATTGATTACATGTTTAAATGGTAGTGTTTTAGATATATTGGGTTAAATAAGATGTATTAAAATAATTTCACCTTTTTACTTTTAATGTGTAATgactagaaaattttaaattaggtgATTTGCATTGCATTTCTCTTAGCTAATGTTGGTCTAGAGTCCATATCTTTTCCTCTCAGACTTGTTTGCTTTGGTTTCCATGACTTGATGGACTTCTTGGTTAGCTGCCTCTGGTTTGTTTTGCTGTCACCTCACTTTTCATTTATAAATGACTAAAAATCAAAGTGAATTAAAATCCCATGATAGTGATTCTCCTTTACTTAGCCAGGATAACCTGGCTCTTCTGTTTATTCTCACATGTGTTAATGAGGAAGATTTGGAACCATCTTTCTAGATTTTctgttttttgcatttttttttaggttttggaTCCCAGAACAAGAATGATTTTATTCAAGATGTTGACTAGAGGAATCATATCAGAGATAAATGGCTGCATTAGCACAGGAAAAGAAGTGAGCTTTTCTTTGGATCACTGAATATTTTCATGTTAGTTTTCTTATTTCAAATAACAATGAAACTTTGGCACTTAATATGTGAATTGtgcctttaaaaagaaaagaaaagggggctggaggtgtaactcagtggtagagtgcatgcctagcatgtagaaggccctggatttgaacaCAAACACTGgtggggaaaaagaaagaaagaagggttAGGATAGTTTAATATAAATGTTTCTGAAACTGGCTTTATTAGTAGTTATGGctaaaaaggaaattgtatatgaaACTGTTTTCTCACTGTAATTGCTATATTTTATCTTTCAATCTAATTGTGCCCAGCAGTTTAGATGATCATATTATTGTGATATCCTGAgtcttaatttaaaaattgctaataggaactgggtgtggtggtatatgcctgtaatcctaggtgCTTGAGCAGGGGAGgctggaggattacaagttcaaagccagcctcagccacttggctaggcactaagcaacttagtaagaacctatctcaaaataaaaaataaaaaaggctggttaTGTGGTTTAGTGattaaatgcctctgggttcaatccctggttacctaCCCAGCCCCAATAAATTGCTAATAGAGATAGGGACTTATAGTCTCATTTCAATGAGTCACTCGTTctcattattttctttatatatgtacAACAAAAAAGATAAACATGGTGTTTTTCAATTAGCAACTCATTGTGTGGGAATTACTAGTTGCAAGAATATCTCTTAATATTTTTCACATACTTGAGACTTAAAATTGTGAAATAATTTCTCACATATATTTAAATTGGATTTTACTGTGTACATAGTTATTAGCCACTTAACAGTGggatatgttctgagaaatgtgGTGGTGTGAGAAGTTTGTAGAGTGTACGGTATAAAACTAAGACAGCCATGACATCACTGGGTAACAATCCATTTTGGGACCACTGAGGCATATGCAGCCTGGTGTTGACTAAATTTTTAATGTGGTATGTCACTGTATCTAGGATATTTATGATGTTTCATGTTTTAATTCACATCTTTCTTGTGCATGTTATTTCACTTGACTTTTGAGGTTAGAGTCAAATAGATTGGAAAAGTAAAACACAGTAGTTATTTaacacttttttgtttttgtttttgactttAAATAGGCCAATGTATACCATGCTAGCACAATAAATGGGGAAAGTAGAGCAATCAAGATTTATAAAACTTCTATCTTGGTGTTTAAAGATCGGGATAAGTATGTAAGTGGGGAATTCAGGTGAGCTTAaatttattttccccagtttctttAATTTCTGGTTTGTAAAATGTTGAAACAGAATAATGGAATAACCAATAGTTTTTTCCCTCAAGATTTCGTCGTGGCTATTGTAAAGGAAACCCTAGGAAAATGGTGAAAACATGGGCAGAAAAAGAAATGAGGAACTTAATCAGGTAACTGGGATGTATGTGTCAGCCTTTCTGCCAGCAGGTCTCAGTGTGGTTCTCCCCAAAGGGAAGGACTCATTGAGGCTGTTTAGTTCTGTTAGGTCTGCTAAACTAAGCAAAAGAAACAGATTTCTGGACAAATAGCAATTACCTGTTGTGTATTCTAAGAATGGGTTGAAGAAGCATTCTATCACAGTTCATATTCATTTATCAAAGCTAATCATTTGAAGagccttgagatccttctgcctcagcctcctgagccactgggattacaggcatgcgccaccacaccctgctTGAAGAGCCTTGTAAGCTATATGAAAGCAATTAGAATttgtacaaaggaagacaaaagaGTTGTTACAGGATTTTAAACAGGGAAGTGACATAGTTGATGATAATGTGTCCTCCTTAATAAGTTATTGGTGTTTTAACAAATCTTGTGAAGTTCtcaactatgtatctgtttccttttttaattttgttccaATTTTGGACACATTTACATagtctttatttttttggtttgtttttgagacaagttctcactatttAGCCCAAGGTGATCTGTCTCCTAGTTAAAGTAGTCCTATTCCTCAGTTTCCAGGTAGCTGGGATATAGGTATGGGCCATCTTGCCCAACTTTTATATTCTTTGTTTGCATTAATGAAGATAAAGAAATAGCACATAACTGAAATCACTAGGTTACAATCCATTTTGGGACCTCTGAGGCAAATTTTGAAAATGTTCCCCCTCTTTCTTTTCCAATGTCTTTTAACTTTTTATATGCTATATAAAGGTATTATACATTGGAAAATTTAAACATGTACTATTTGTTTTTGAAAGTCCTATAATCTTCTTGTGTTCAACTAGCTCTTAGGTGAGAATCTAATGatttatattaaacatttttaaacatttttaaaatatttaatttttagttgtaggtggacacaatatctttattttatttttttaaaatatgctgaggtttgaacccagtgtctcacctgTGCTAGGCTAGTACTCtctcactaagccacaaccccagccctgtattaaACATTTTTTAGGCTGATCAATTAAAAAGACAAATATAGACTTCTCTAATATATTTCATCAATTCTAAGTCTATAGGATATAATCGTTTAGTTGTCAGAGTTTTATTGTTCTTGGTGGTACATAATGGTGCTACTTAAAATCATTGCTGTCTTAGAGTTTATGAAATACAATTCTGAGGTCTGGATGTTATTTCCCAACAGCAGTATTGATATTGTAGACTATAGCTGTTGTAGTTTGTTTAGATGCCTTTTCAGTTTTTCAGTTTACATTTTTCTTGTTACAATGTCACAGGTTAAACACAGCAGAGATACCATGTCCAGAACCAATAATGCTAAGAAGTCATGTTCTTGTCATGGGTTTCATTGGTAAAGACGATATGTAAGTATACAGAAGGCcttagaattttatacccagaactgtatttttttaaaatgctttaaattatacataatatgaatattttccatttgaatagttCTTTCCTGAATCCTTTTCACTGTGTTAGGCATATGTGTTACCAGCTTACCTTTTGAAGTCTGAAGATGCTTCAGAAGAACAAAGTTAACTTGTTTTTGAGGGATGTTTTATTCAGTGCATGGGAAAAGTATctttggagtggaatatttgtagtgagactaacTGTCCCATATACAGTTCACATGATGAGTTGTAGAGAAGTATCAGTGTAATGTGAAGCAGGATATCTTAGTCTTGGTCATTTAtctttgttcattttatttttatctgaggCCTGCACCACTCTTGAAAAATGTCCAGTTATCAGAATCTAAGGCTCGGGAGTTGTATCTGCAGGTTATTCAATACATGAGAAGAATGTATCAGGATGCCAGACTTGTACATGCAGATCTCAGTGAATTTAACATGCTGTGAGTATGTTTTGTCTCTTAGGACCCCCCTCCAAGTCATTTCATGTTCTTTGAAACAATAGACAAAGCCCAATCCCAGAAGTCATACTGAATTATAAAATTGTAAAATTGGCCTTCACGTGGTAACAGTTACCATGTTGTCCTGCCTTCAGTGGTCTTAGTCACAGAACCAGATCATTTTAGAGTTAATGGGCTTTggaaattttctgtttttctctctcGTTACTCAAGCCCCTTCTTATCTGTCTTGATTATTTTATGAATGATTTCCCTTACTCTTAagaatagaattttttaaaaaatattttttagttgctgatagatctttttttttttagagagagagagagagaattttaatatttatttcttagtttttggcggacacaacatctttttatgtggtgctgaggatcaaacccgggacgcacgcatgccaggcgagcgcgctaccgcttgagccacatccccagccccaatctttattttttaataacgtggtgctgagaattgaacccagtgcctcacacatatcagGCACCtccgctaccactgagccccagccccaaccccaagaacagaattattaaaacaGAAAACAGTTAAGTAGTAGTACCCCAGAGCTGCTGTATCTCTGGCCCACAAGGTACCATGGTGGAGATGTGTACATCATTGATGTTTCTCAGTCTGTGGAGCATGACCACCCACATGCCTTGGAGTTCTTGAGGAAAGACTGTGCCAATGTCAATGGTGAGTAGAAAgggtaattgtgtgtgtgtgtgtgtgtgtgtgtgttttgtacttGAACTGGTGGCATAAAATCTTGTTCATTGCAGTGATATGTAAACCATTTGCTGAgagagtagatttttttttatctttgtttCTCTATACAGTAGTTGGATTTGATAACTTCCCATAATATACGTCTATCATTAACATTTTTCCTTCCAACAGATTTCTTTTTGAAGCATGCCGTTGCTATCATGACTGTGCGGGAGCTCTTTGAATTTATCACAGACCCTTCCATTACACCTGAGAATATGGATGATTATCTCTCAAAGGTAAACTAGGGTGAAAAAGGGGAAAAGTTGAAAATAGCAGTAGTAATTTACATTTGTATGACACTTCTGAGGAACTTGGATTACTAagtataatttattcattttgacGGCCTCCTGACTTCCCAGATTGGGAATTAAAAACATAGCAGAACACCCAATGGTAAATTCAAGGTTCTTGACTCTAATTGTCTGACAGGATTACATAGATTATCAGCCTTCTTGAGTAGTTAGTAAGAAACCTGTTGGGTTTTTTGTCATTGATACTTTTCCATTATTTCTGAAAGACCTTTCTGAATCTTAGAATTGTTTAAAATTGTAATAAGGTACACATAAAGTTTACTATTTTAGCCACTTTTAAGTGTAGATTTCAGTGGCATTAACTGCATACATATCATTGTGCAGATGTTGCCATCCATCTTCAGAACTTTTTTATCCACAAACAGTTCTCCTGCTTCTAGCAGCCACCATTCTGCTTCTTGTGACTTTTGGCTgcttttgtaaaatcataagatgCTTGTCTTCCTGTGACTAGTTTATTTAGTTTAACATAGTGTCCttcagattcatccatgttgtagcatatgACAGGATTTCTTTCCCTGTGAATTTACATCGAATTTTGTATATCTATTCATCTGTCTTGAGTTGcttccaccttttggctattTGTGAatatgctgctgtgaacatgagTATACAAATATGTCTTCAAGACCCTGCTTTTTCCCAGGTCTGGTGACTCATACCTGTAATGCCAGGGGCtgagaaggctgaagcaggaggattgtgagttcaaagctagcctcagcaaaagcaaggcactaagcaactcagtgagaccctctttctaaataaaatacaaagtaggactggggatgtggctcagtggtcaagtgcccctgagttcagtccctgcaagacacacacacaaaagactgTGCTTTTCATTCTTGTGTACGCATAGCCACAAGTAGAATTTCTAGattttatgatattttatttttaagttttcaggaAACAACCATACTTTTTTTACTGTAGCAACGGTACTGTTTTGCCTTCCACCAAGAGTGTACAGGTCCCagtttctctacatcctcaccaacacttattatttttttacttttttggtagtAGCTATCCAAATGGATGTGAAATGGTATCTCAGGATTGTTTTGGAttacatttccctaatgattagtgatgttgcacatcttttcatatgtttgttgcccatttgtttatcttctttggaaaaatgtctatTCATGTTCTTTGCCCACTTTTAAGTGGGTTTGATTTTTTGCTGGTGAGTTGTAAAGGTGGTGTTTTACATTCTGGTATTTGCAGATATTTTTCCCATTCCATGGGTTGCCTTTTCACTTAATTGCATCCTTTTCACTTAATTGCATCCTTCGATACAcaggagtttttaatttttatgtgatccagtttgtttttatttttgttacattGAATCACAGGATTTTGAATACATGGCACATATATCCCTACACAGGTTTTCAGGTTTGATCCTACTTTCTCACATCCTCCTCTTCCCCAGGGTGCCTTCTCATTGTTCCCTTTGCTCACCTTGTTCTGCCTAGTTCAGGATGCTTTCTGGTGCAGAAATTCAGTAGAAATCATTGTTTTCATAGGTATATTTTCATATTATGTGACTGTAATAGAAGTAGTTACTGCTTTACTTCTTCCtatactaatttttttctttttaattctttcacCCTCTACTAGATTATAAACTCTTAAGGTACAGgagttttatttgtgtatttccaGCACCAGATCGGTACATGACACACAGTAGATGACCACATATGttaattgaataaataatttatcacatttttattcttaaattCTTTAATTCAATACTGATTTTAGTgtctgtacttaaaaaaaaaaaaaaaaaaaagaaagaaagaaaagaaaatcatactGCCATGGTGAGAATCTGAGAATAGATCTTTAGTTTTATAAGCCAAGAACCTTATAGCATCTTTATCATCTTAGTTTCAGCAAATGTTTGCTCAAAGAGCTTTCTTTGGTGGCTATACTACAGCATCATTTTGAGCCATATTGCAGCTTTCTTGTATGACTGACTTCTCCAGAACTAAGgaatgattcatttttttttctttttttttgggggggggggcggctgtGTTACCCATTCTGGCCTTGCTACTGGACTCAAGATACTCTCCTGCCTTGCCTCCTGAGTAGCCTGCCACAGTACTCAGCTGGttctttcattctttaggtttcaGTTTTCCTGTAGTAAATATTTTTGCTACTCAAAAATTATTACAAGTAGTAGtccttttgcttttgtttttttgcagtgctggggatgtagcctaaggcttcatgcatgctaaacaAGTGCACTACACCCAAGCTGCAACCCCACCCCAGATTAGTATTACTTTTGAAGAAGAGGATTTAGGGATTCTCTAAAGCTAGGAGAGtatattctgtttctttgaggGTTGATAACAACTTTTTTAGTGTCTGTGGTAGAGAGAGACCCTGCACCATTAGGTCACTAAACACTTTGATAAAACTGTGGACAGGTAACACCTATAAAGATCAGAACAAGTTTTTACTAAATCAGAAATAGCCAAACTTGGTAGTGCACAGCTGTAatgccagtgacttgggaggctaaagcagaaggatgacaagtttgaagacagccttggtaatttattgagaccctagctctaaaaactttttaagaagagctgggaatgtggctcccaactctgagcacccctgagtttaatcctcaacaccaccaaacacaaaaacaaatccCCCATAGAAATGGATGCATTGTCTCTAAGTTGAAcgtaaagaaaaattatttttgttttctttcaaaggCCATGGAAGTAGCATCTCAGAGGACCAAGGAAGAAAGGTCTAACCAAGATCATGTGGATGAAGAGGTAGGACTTATTATATGTTAATAGCGTTAGgaaatttttgtattttgagggattttgtttgtttgtttttgtaggaggcatatgtattttgttttgttttttaatcaacttgatttttttctttttactttttgtggCAATaggaaattaaacccaggggtgctctaccattgagctatatccccagtctttttgatttttttattcattttgagaGATTCTCACTAAATCGAGGAGGTTGaccttggacttgtgatcctcctgcctcatcctctcaaCTCTCTGAGATTAAAGCTTGGCCAACCATGAACTTGATTTTAGTGTCCactcttttgttgttgttctgggtattgaacccaggaatgaacATGGTTTTAATAGATACATGACACATAATTCAACGGAACTGAGTCTTATAATTTATTTACATTATAATGTTCCACTTGACAACCTATGTTATTAGCTCATTGTCTTAGGTGGAGAAAACTTTTTGAAGTAAAAGTCTGTTTTTAGTTtgcaaatataaatttttaagtagcttaaatattaatttcataaatactataaattttaaatatttatgataaaaattattttagtctAGGAAgtcaggatattttttttttgttatacatCTCTATTTGTTAATGAAAATCACTTCACCAACACCCATTAAAAatagcccccccccaaaaaaaagcaaatgttttttcaaagAGGATACATAGGTGGCAAACAAAACAATACATGCCCAATATTATGAGATATCAGAAACGTGCAATTAAAACTACAGTACAGGATTTCTGATTTCtaaaccaatttctggttcactgctggctccagTCATGATTGGTGTCAGGGCACAGGGCTTTTTGTAAACCCTGTGAACATTTTCTACTCTACATGCTGGGTGTTATAAAGTGACATCCTCTGGGAACAATAGAGCAGATTTTAATTCCATTCACCCAATCATAGAAACTTGTCCTATCAGCCGGCCTCTCCTCAGGATGACTTAAAGTCTCATAGAAAAGTGTGAGCATCCAAGCCACAAATCAAGGCAAAATTCCTGCATTGTTTTTCTTGTTGTCTTGGACAGCAATACAAATCAGATCAGAATTGAAATGAGAACTCATTTTACTGTCCTTGAAGAGGCACACAAAGTTGGTACACCCATGAAAGCTATCCATCCTTTCAGATAAATAGTGCAGTGTTTTCTGGCCTCCCCACATAGTAAGCTAAACCTGAAGATTAAAGGTAGCTTTAACAATAAGGTATGTATTAGCACGCAATCAAGAACAGTGCGAGGCAGGCAGTTACCAGTTGGTGTTCAGAAgctggaaaaattaacccaactgtCAGTGAGACTGATGAGACTCCGTGAAGAAAGTAAGTCATTCCTGGAAGCTTCCAGCAGACTGCGAGTAGGTTATACGAATGCTTTAATTAgtcagaaaaggaaaagaattctCTTTGAAAGGCCAGATTATTTGACTTTCTCCAGGGAGTAAGCATTGTGCAAGGTGGTAGAGGAAGATCCCTTCTACCAGAGAAACCAGACCCCAGTCAGTCTTGAGTGTGCATGGCAGCTCCTGTAAAGCCTCACCCATGTCTGAACACATGGCATCTTGCCATCTCGCCAGTGGGTGTTGGGAAGTATGATGtttaactgtaggcagatggttCCTTCACAAAGCCTCTCTGAAACAGAGGACATTCTGTACAGGTCTAAGGCCTTTATCAAGTGTATACTTTCAGGAGTTGTTGAACCTTGAGCTGAAGACTTCTCTGTATTTATTGCTTTCATGAGGCCCCTTCATGACATTTTTGGTGGTGAATGAGGCTAGAGCATTGGCTAAAGGAATTCCCACTTGTGTCACATCCTGAGGCCTAATTCTTGCAGGTCTTAATGTGATAGTTGAATATGAGGTACCGTCTCTTCAGCAGTTCTAAACCTGTTTTCACTGTAGAATCTGGGTAGGTGATCTTCCCATGAAAGAACATGTTCCTTTGTAAGGCACAGCCAGGTAGTGCTTCTAACTGTAGTTCATCCCTTTCCTTCCTACTCAGAAGAGCTGTTTGGGATGCAACAAGAGAAATGTAATTTGAAGGATAACCTTGAATCAGCTATAATTCTTCCTTAAGATAAATCATATGCAAAATGTAGTGTTTTTTCATTAGTAACAAATTTTGGCACATCACATGGCAGATGCAACaccagtgttttttgttttttttttaagagagaattttaatatttattttttcagtttttggcagacacaacgtttttgtttgtatgtggtgctgaagatcgaacccgggccgcacgcatgccaggcgggtgcgctaccgcttgagccacatccccagcccaacaccgGTGTTTTTAGACAGCATGTCTGAGAATAGATTCCCCCATGACTTGATGGTGATAAGGATGCTGAGTGAATGTGAAAAGTATATGAATAATAGTTTCTATTTTGCTTCTCTCCTCTCTTAGGTGTTCAAGCGAGCATATATTCCTAGAACCTTGAATgaagtaaaaaattatgagagggATATGGATATAATGATGAAGTTGAAGGAAGAGGACATGGCCATGAACGCTCAACAGGACAATGTGAGCAGTGTGGTTTGTATATAGCAAGCAGGTCTAAAGCAGGTCTAAAAAAGAAGGGGACTATCCCAAACAGATTGAGTTCCTCTAATCTTGAATGTTTTTGAACATGTCTTCTCTACATATTGGATATAAAGGGAAtttgattgatatttgagagggaGTGACACTTTTGAATGAGTCCAACAGattataattagaaaaaaaagaatcatatagAAGTCTAGGCTATGAAAGGTTATTAGATCATTAACATATATATTTCCTTaacatattttagaaaaatttttttacTAAAGAAtcaaaatagtaaatattttaagttttGCCAGCTAAGAAGCAAAATATATGTAGGTCTTTTTATAACAAGGGAAAATAAATGGTCCCTGAATTTTTATTTGTGATATTAAAAACTTTAATAAGAATTAAATTCAGCTTTTTTTTTACTATAGATCTACTAatgaaagaagaatggaattgagGGGAAAAGATAACATTTCAATCTTAATGGGGTTCAAATCAAAGTTAGTATTTGCTGTTGTCAGGTTGATTGCAAATATTTACCTCTCACAACTACCAGATAACTGGTTGGATTTGACCTCTGGGCTTGAGATACCTGGTGGATAAGAATATTACCCATGTTACTCATGTAATAAACTTCTGTGTTGCTATGAGGTAAATTTTAAGTACTTTTTTATTATCACAAAAGATACCATTTAGTCCATGGTGTTTAGTAGggcaatatgtgtgtgtgtgtatatatatatatatatatatcactgtcTAGTTTTATGttgattccttttttttattccttttcttgtAAGATTCTATATCAAACTGTCACTGGATTGAAGAAAGATTTGTCAGGAGTTCAGAAGGTATGAAGAACATAtgttactgtttgtttttgtgaAAAATCTTTTAAAGGATATAAAACTTAAAGTAATATCAAAACTTTTAAAATGgcctatttaatgaaataattttcGTCTGTAGACATTTTCAGAAATGATtttttgtgatatttataacCATAATACTAAAATTtggaaattatttatattttcattctcTCCTTAAATTGTTTTGTTGTTCTAGGAGaaacatttatctttttttttgtatcctATTCTTCATTTGTGAGGTTATTAATGATAGCCAAATCTTCTGGATATTTTTTACAGTAACTTAAAAAACTGTGGAAAGTGTTTATAAGTATGTA
This region of Callospermophilus lateralis isolate mCalLat2 chromosome 6, mCalLat2.hap1, whole genome shotgun sequence genomic DNA includes:
- the Riok1 gene encoding serine/threonine-protein kinase RIO1, which codes for MDYRRLLMSRVVPGQFDDADSSDSENVNLKIIKAEDGILFEDLQNNVTKKSESEIKVEEEEEEDYDDDSDWDWDDGVGKLTKGYVWNGGNNPQANRQTSNYSSARMSTPADKVLRKFENKINLDKLNVTDSVINKVTEKSRQKEADMYRIKDKADRATVEQVLDPRTRMILFKMLTRGIISEINGCISTGKEANVYHASTINGESRAIKIYKTSILVFKDRDKYVSGEFRFRRGYCKGNPRKMVKTWAEKEMRNLIRLNTAEIPCPEPIMLRSHVLVMGFIGKDDMPAPLLKNVQLSESKARELYLQVIQYMRRMYQDARLVHADLSEFNMLYHGGDVYIIDVSQSVEHDHPHALEFLRKDCANVNDFFLKHAVAIMTVRELFEFITDPSITPENMDDYLSKAMEVASQRTKEERSNQDHVDEEVFKRAYIPRTLNEVKNYERDMDIMMKLKEEDMAMNAQQDNILYQTVTGLKKDLSGVQKVPALLENKVKEKTCSDSEDTGSSECSDADSEEEGDRAHCKKHPTDPDIDKKERKKMVKEAQREKRKNKIPKHVKKRKEKTAKTKKGK